The following proteins are encoded in a genomic region of Gadus macrocephalus chromosome 19, ASM3116895v1:
- the cryba4 gene encoding beta-crystallin A4, which produces MTHHCTKFSGHWKIIVFDEECFQGRRHEFTSECCNVMEFGFETVRSLRVESGAWVGYEHASYQGQQFVLERGEYPQCDAFGGSNAYHIERMTSFRPIACANHRECRMTIYERENFLARKGELSDDYPSLQAMGWCNNEVGSLRVQSGAFVCYQYPGYRGYQYIMECDRHCGEYKHFREFGSHSQTPQIQSIRRIQQ; this is translated from the exons ATGACTCACCACTGCACTAAGTTCTCCGGCCACTGGAAG ATCATTGTCTTCGACGAGGAGTGCTTCCAGGGCCGTCGCCACGAGTTCACCTCCGAGTGCTGCAATGTCATGGAGTTCGGCTTCGAGACTGTCCGCTCCCTGAGAGTGGAGAGTGGCGC CTGGGTCGGTTACGAGCACGCCTCCTACCAGGGACAGCAGTTTGTCCTGGAGAGGGGCGAGTACCCCCAGTGTGACGCCTTCGGCGGCAGCAACGCCTACCACATCGAGAGGATGACCTCCTTCAGGCCCATTGCCTGCGCT aaCCACAGGGAGTGCAGAATGACCATCTACGAGCGTGAGAACTTCCTGGCCCGCAAGGGAGAGCTGAGCGACGACTACCCCTCCCTGCAGGCCATGGGCTGGTGCAACAACGAGGTTGGATCCCTCAGGGTGCAGTCCGGAGC CTTTGTGTGCTACCAGTATCCCGGTTACCGTGGATACCAGTACATCATGGAGTGTGATCGTCACTGCGGGGAGTACAAGCACTTCAGGGAGTTCGGCTCCCACTCCCAGACTCCCCAGATCCAGTCCATCCGCCGCATTCAGCAGTAA
- the crybb1 gene encoding beta-crystallin B1: protein MSQTAKSASSQGTDSKEKGTPNPAAPSKASKTGEPAMGNFKIMMFDQENFQGRMIEVQNECVNVCDRGIDRVRSIIVECGPFVAFEQTNFRGEMFILEKGEYPRWDSWSNSYRSDRLMSIRPIRMDSLEHKICLFEHSDFKGNKMEIQEDDVPTLWAHGFTDRVGSVRVPGGVWVGYQYPGYRGYQYLFECGDYRHYNEFSAFQPQIQSMRRVRDMQFHQRGCFTLTSASK from the exons ATGTCCCAGACCGCCAAGTCCGCCTCTAGCCAGGGCACCGACTCCAAGGAGAAGGGTACCCCCAACCCCGCTGCCCCCAGCAAGGCCAGCAAGACCGGAGAGCCCGCCATGGGAAACTTCAAG ATCATGATGTTCGACCAGGAGAACTTCCAGGGCAGGATGATCGAGGTCCAGAACGAGTGCGTGAACGTGTGCGACAGAGGCATCGACAGAGTGCGCAGTATCATTGTGGAGTGCGGCCC CTTTGTTGCCTTTGAGCAGACTAACTTCCGTGGGGAGATGTTCATCCTGGAGAAGGGAGAGTACCCTCGCTGGGACTCCTGGAGCAACTCTTACCGTAGCGACCGCCTCATGTCCATCAGACCCATCCGCATG GACAGCCTGGAGCACAAGATCTGCCTGTTCGAGCACTCTGACTTCAAGGGCAACAAGATGGAGATCCAGGAGGATGACGTTCCTACCCTGTGGGCGCATGGCTTCACCGACAGGGTGGGCAGCGTGAGGGTCCCCGGAGGAGT GTGGGTCGGATACCAGTACCCCGGATACAGGGGCTACCAGTACCTGTTCGAGTGCGGTGACTACAGACACTACAACGAGTTCAGCGCCTTCCAGCCCCAGATCCAGTCCATGCGCCGCGTCAGGGACATGCAGTTCCACCAGAGGGGATGCTTCACCCTGACCTCCGCCAGCAAGTGA
- the acads gene encoding short-chain specific acyl-CoA dehydrogenase, mitochondrial, whose product MTAAIFKARQALGLCLRGSRALSQLAELPEMHQMMRQTCRDYAAKELAPIAATLDKNHTYPAKQILELGAMGVMAVEVPEELGGTGMDYLAYSLAMEEISRGCASTGVVVSVNNSLYIGPILKYGNEEQKKQWITPFTTGEKVGCFALSEPGNGSDAGAASTMAHQDGDEWVLNGTKAWITNSWEASATVVFATTDKALKHKGISAFLVPMPHPGLSLGKKEEKLGIRASSTANIILEDCRIPLGNLLGSRGAGFKIAMQTLDSGRIGIASQALGIAQAALDCAADYAHKRTAFGAPIGKMQAIQFKLADMALAIESARLLTWKAALLKDAKKPFTKEAAMAKLAASEAATFSAHQSIQILGGMGFVTDMPAERHYRDARITEIYEGTSEIQRLVIANQVLKEYQP is encoded by the exons ATGACAGCCGCGATCTTTAAAGCAAGACAAG cccttGGCTTGTGTCTTAGAGGCTCTAGAGCTCTGTCCCAGCTAGCAGAGCTACCAGAGATGCACCAGATGATGCGGCAGACTTGCAGGGACTATGCAGCCAAGGAGCTGGCTCCCATCGCAGCCACGTTGGATAAGAATCACACTTACCCCGCAAAGCAG ATCCTGGAGCTGGGAGCCATGGGGGTGATGGCTGTGGAGGTGCCTGAGGAGCTTGGGGGGACAGGCATGGACTACCTGGCCTACAGCCTGGCCATGGAGGAAATCAGCCGGGGCTGTGCCAGCACTGGAGTGGTCGTCTCTGTTAACAAT TCACTCTACATCGGACCGATCTTAAAGTATGGTAACGAAGAACAGAAAAAACAGTGGATCACTCCCTTCACCACGGGGGAGAAAGTCGGCTGCTTTGCTCTCAGTGAACCAG GGAACGGCAGCGATGCCGGCGCCGCGTCTACTATGGCGCACCAGGACGGGGATGAGTGGGTGCTGAACGGCACCAAGGCCTGGATCACCAACAGCTGGGAGGCCTCAGCCACCGTGGTGTTTGCCACCACCGACAAGGCGCTCAAACACAAG GGTATCAGTGCCTTCCTGGTGCCCATGCCTCACCCGGGGCTGTCCCtggggaagaaggaggagaagctggGCATCAGAGCCTCCTCCACGGCCAACATCATCCTGGAGGACTGCAGGATCCCCCTAGGAAACCTGCTGGGCTCCCGCGGAGCAGGGTTCAAAATAGCCATG CAAACCCTAGACAGTGGGCGGATTGGCATCGCCTCCCAGGCTCTTGGCATTGCTCAGGCCGCTTTGGACTGTGCCGCCGActacgcacacaaacgcacagcctTCGGAGCGCCCATCGGCAAGATGCAGGCCATACAG ttTAAGCTGGCTGACATGGCACTAGCGATCGAGAGTGCTCGTCTGCTCACGTGGAAGGCTGCCCTCTTAAAAGACGCCAAGAAACCCTTCACAAAG GAGGCCGCCATGGCTAAGCTAGCAGCTTCCGAAGCTGCCACTTTCAGTGCACATCAG TCAATCCAAATTCTCGGTGGGATGGGTTTCGTGACGGACATGCCGGCGGAGAGACACTACCGGGACGCACGCATCACGGAGATCTACGAGGGCACAAGTGAAATCCAGAGACTGGTGATCGCCAACCAGGTGCTAAAGGAGTACCAGCCATAG
- the cldn5b gene encoding claudin-5b, with product MFSVCLEFLGMGSSILGSLLVMIACGLPTWKVSAFIEANIVVAQTMWDGLWMSCVFQSTGQMQCKLHESMLALNPDMQTARALTVISAVLSIVALMVTIAGARYTNCIGDETVKARVVGTGGVLYILSGLIVFIPLCWMANSIIVDFYSTQVPPSKKREIGSAIYIGWAAAALLLLGGTLLCCSSGTRGLRSDYPIKYVATKTASSDKGKKHFV from the coding sequence ATGTTCTCCGTCTGTCTGGAATTCCTCGGCATGGGCTCGTCCATCCTGGGCTCCCTGCTCGTGATGATCGCCTGCGGGCTGCCCACCTGGAAGGTGTCCGCGTTCATCGAGGCCAACATCGTGGTGGCGCAGACCATGTGGGACGGCCTGTGGATGTCgtgcgtgttccagagcacgggCCAGATGCAGTGCAAGCTCCACGAATCAATGCTCGCGCTGAACCCGGACATGCAGACGGCGCGCGCCCTCACGGTCATCTCGGCCGTGCTGAGCATCGTCGCCCTCATGGTGACCATAGCCGGTGCGCGATATACCAACTGCATCGGCGACGAGACGGTCAAGGCAAGGGTGGTGGGCACGGGAGGCGTGCTCTACATCCTCAGCGGTCTGATCGTCTTCATCCCGCTGTGCTGGATGGCCAACAGTATCATCGTGGATTTCTACAGCACCCAGGTTCCCCCGTCcaagaagagagagatagggtcCGCGATCTACATCGGCTGGGCGGCCGCTGCGCTGCTCCTCCTCGGGGGGACGCTGCTCTGCTGCTCCAGCGGTACCCGGGGGCTTAGGAGCGACTATCCCATCAAATACGTCGCGACAAAGACCGCGAGCAGCGACAAAGGCAAGAAGCATTTTGTGTGA